One region of Jatrophihabitans cynanchi genomic DNA includes:
- a CDS encoding copper chaperone PCu(A)C gives MRVPLPTVVAGLAVAALGAAGLIRGAVPLGLPGGNEGTSNSAPIVVSGAWVREPAPPTDSAAAYFTVYNTSGADDRLLSVVSGAGRTSVLHTIVDGAMTAVANGVVIPAHGKLVLSVAKGHVMIEQLFGKLEPGQSVNLALTFERAGTIDVSAPVVALGAPAPTGSNAPSPGGSR, from the coding sequence ATGCGTGTCCCGCTGCCCACCGTCGTTGCCGGGCTCGCCGTCGCCGCCCTCGGCGCCGCGGGCCTGATCCGCGGTGCCGTGCCGCTCGGCCTCCCAGGCGGCAACGAGGGCACCAGCAACTCGGCGCCGATCGTGGTCAGCGGAGCCTGGGTGCGCGAGCCTGCGCCGCCGACGGACAGCGCGGCCGCGTACTTCACCGTCTACAACACCAGCGGTGCCGACGATCGGTTGCTGTCGGTGGTCTCCGGCGCCGGGCGGACGTCCGTGCTGCACACGATCGTGGACGGGGCGATGACCGCGGTCGCGAACGGCGTGGTGATCCCGGCACACGGCAAGCTGGTCCTGTCGGTCGCGAAGGGGCATGTGATGATCGAGCAACTGTTCGGCAAGCTCGAACCCGGCCAGAGCGTGAACCTGGCGCTGACCTTCGAGCGCGCCGGCACGATCGACGTGTCCGCGCCGGTGGTCGCGCTCGGTGCGCCGGCCCCGACCGGATCGAACGCACCGTCCCCAGGAGGCAGCAGGTGA
- a CDS encoding copper resistance CopC/CopD family protein, with protein MNTTPRNCSARSAPHFRGDPGKNSSRIAKAGLFLLLLFGGALAFAGTAQAHASVVESSPSDGTRLKAAPAEVSITFDEPVTLGSLGYLRVTDQTGRRVDTGAAFHPGNDGSKIANKLKPGLGDGTYTESFRIISADSHPVAGVVRFVVGNGVLTATSVSSGTTNGVTSAVFDVVRWVSYGGFALLGGVWLLLTVWPQGRDDRRAVRIVWTGWAMATAGAVAELLLQGPYAAGTGLSKVADWSLLDGTLHTDYGQFHCGRLLILGALGVLLGSALQPVRRRAWFEDAAWPLLIGVAITYSATGHAETTNPRWLSLTADVLHLCAMSAWVGGLVLVVGALLPRREPDELRTALPVFSRVAFTAVVTLAVTGTYAAWRGIGSLRAILGTDYGRLVSLKVLLFLGLIAVADLSRRTVQRRLVRMPLAYANTDAAGTEVAAAEDSALDPVEHERMRRGVLVEVVLAALVLAATAVLVDQPRGREALAAQDRAAVSGSAPLGDGRSVTVTVEPGVHGPVTAAVALSPGTKATGVTATALQPAKKIGPIPIKLTANGTDLYGSDSVNLPAAGTWVFSLVVSTGTFDAITVDVKIRLN; from the coding sequence ATGAACACCACCCCACGAAACTGCTCCGCAAGAAGCGCTCCGCACTTTCGCGGGGACCCCGGCAAGAACAGCTCGCGCATAGCGAAGGCGGGGCTGTTCCTGCTCCTGCTGTTCGGTGGGGCGCTCGCTTTCGCCGGCACGGCGCAGGCGCACGCGTCGGTCGTCGAGTCGTCCCCGTCCGACGGCACGCGGCTCAAGGCCGCGCCGGCGGAGGTGAGCATCACCTTCGACGAGCCGGTGACGCTGGGCAGCCTGGGCTACCTGCGCGTCACCGACCAGACCGGCCGCCGCGTGGACACCGGCGCCGCGTTCCACCCCGGCAACGACGGCAGCAAGATCGCCAACAAGCTCAAGCCCGGACTCGGCGACGGCACCTACACCGAGAGCTTCCGGATCATCTCGGCCGACTCGCACCCGGTCGCCGGCGTGGTGCGCTTCGTCGTCGGCAACGGGGTGCTGACGGCGACGAGCGTGTCGAGCGGGACGACCAACGGCGTCACCAGCGCGGTGTTCGACGTGGTGCGCTGGGTGTCCTACGGCGGCTTCGCGCTGCTCGGCGGGGTGTGGCTGCTGCTGACGGTCTGGCCGCAGGGGCGGGACGACCGGCGCGCCGTCCGCATCGTGTGGACCGGCTGGGCGATGGCCACGGCCGGCGCAGTGGCCGAGCTGCTGCTGCAGGGTCCGTACGCCGCCGGCACCGGGCTGTCCAAGGTCGCCGACTGGAGCCTGCTGGACGGCACGCTGCACACCGACTACGGCCAGTTCCACTGCGGCCGGCTGCTGATCCTGGGCGCGCTCGGGGTACTGCTCGGGTCTGCGCTGCAACCGGTGCGCCGCCGAGCCTGGTTCGAGGACGCCGCCTGGCCGCTGCTGATCGGCGTCGCGATCACGTACTCGGCCACCGGGCACGCCGAGACCACCAATCCGCGCTGGCTGTCGCTCACCGCCGACGTGCTGCACCTGTGCGCGATGTCCGCGTGGGTCGGCGGGCTGGTACTGGTGGTGGGCGCATTGCTGCCGCGCCGAGAACCGGACGAACTGCGGACCGCGCTGCCGGTGTTCTCGCGGGTTGCGTTCACCGCGGTGGTGACGCTGGCTGTCACCGGCACCTACGCGGCCTGGCGCGGCATCGGCTCGCTGCGCGCGATCCTGGGTACCGACTACGGACGGCTGGTCAGTCTGAAGGTGCTGCTGTTCCTCGGCCTGATCGCGGTGGCGGACCTGTCCCGCCGCACCGTCCAGCGCCGGCTGGTACGGATGCCGCTGGCCTACGCGAACACGGACGCGGCGGGCACCGAGGTAGCAGCCGCCGAGGACAGCGCCCTGGATCCGGTCGAGCACGAGCGGATGCGGCGCGGCGTGCTGGTCGAGGTGGTGCTCGCCGCCCTGGTGCTGGCCGCCACCGCCGTCCTGGTCGACCAGCCACGCGGACGTGAGGCACTCGCCGCCCAGGACCGCGCGGCCGTGTCCGGGTCCGCGCCGCTCGGCGACGGACGGTCGGTCACCGTCACCGTCGAACCCGGCGTGCACGGGCCGGTGACCGCGGCGGTCGCGCTCAGCCCCGGCACCAAGGCCACCGGGGTGACCGCCACCGCGCTGCAGCCGGCCAAGAAGATCGGCCCGATCCCGATCAAGCTCACCGCCAACGGCACCGACCTGTACGGCTCGGACAGCGTCAACCTGCCCGCCGCCGGCACCTGGGTGTTCAGCCTCGTCGTCTCCACCGGCACGTTCGACGCCATCACCGTCGACGTCAAGATCCGCCTCAACTAG
- a CDS encoding helix-turn-helix domain-containing protein has product MTTIDHDEAPIAVDLLTAARMLGIGRTMAYRLVREGQWPTPLLRIGKLIRVPMDPLRELLRQGSEATSSSVARTATGSARLHR; this is encoded by the coding sequence ATGACCACGATCGATCACGACGAGGCGCCGATCGCTGTAGATCTGTTGACTGCCGCTCGGATGCTCGGCATCGGCCGAACAATGGCCTACCGGCTGGTTCGCGAGGGGCAGTGGCCGACGCCGCTGCTCCGGATCGGCAAGTTGATCAGGGTGCCGATGGACCCGCTCCGCGAGCTGCTCCGCCAGGGGAGTGAGGCAACGAGTTCGAGCGTTGCCCGGACGGCGACTGGCTCAGCGCGTCTGCATCGCTAG
- a CDS encoding MauE/DoxX family redox-associated membrane protein — protein sequence MNWITVRGWLGTVARLVLGVVWIWASWSKLHSPRTFVQAVRAYDATPEWLSKAIGYGLPVLEFCLGVLLIIGIAVRLSAAVSALLFVVFLVGLIQAAARDLQLSCGCFGGGGSTQNTTYTLDILRDIGLLILAVFLVIWSMTRLSLEEYLTRHDYVEPPSPKRMRSQGGARKYNAILEARRKQARERALYVNSSLAIVVILVSVIGIGVQAGRAKIAGDLTATNASVTNGVVYGKKAAATVDIYEDFQCPVCQQFEQDVHAKLDADVKANLAQVRFHPIAILDGASNGNRYSSRAANAALCASDVSVDFFVAYHNYLYGKDKQGKLVQPEENSNGRTNGNLITYATAAGIPTDASTTFGSCVTGEEHKALVAAMTDKASQKGVNSTPTVYVNGKKLADHSLATLQAAIAAADAKGPAPSPSPTTSPSGTGSATASGTASTSPSGTATP from the coding sequence GTGAACTGGATCACCGTCCGAGGTTGGCTCGGAACCGTAGCCCGGCTCGTCCTCGGCGTGGTGTGGATCTGGGCCAGCTGGTCCAAGCTGCACTCGCCACGGACCTTCGTCCAGGCGGTGCGCGCGTACGACGCGACGCCGGAGTGGCTGTCCAAGGCGATCGGCTACGGGCTGCCGGTGCTGGAGTTCTGCTTGGGCGTGCTGCTGATCATCGGCATCGCGGTGCGGTTGTCGGCCGCGGTGTCCGCGCTGCTGTTCGTGGTGTTCCTCGTCGGGCTCATCCAGGCCGCCGCGCGTGATCTGCAGCTGAGCTGTGGCTGCTTCGGCGGCGGCGGGTCGACGCAGAACACCACGTACACGCTGGACATCCTGCGCGACATCGGGCTGCTGATCCTTGCGGTGTTCCTCGTGATCTGGTCGATGACCCGGCTCTCGCTCGAGGAGTACCTGACCCGGCACGACTACGTGGAACCGCCGTCGCCGAAGCGGATGCGTTCACAGGGCGGCGCGCGCAAGTACAACGCGATACTCGAGGCGCGACGCAAGCAGGCGCGCGAGCGGGCGCTGTACGTGAATTCGTCGCTGGCGATCGTGGTGATCCTGGTATCGGTGATCGGCATCGGCGTGCAGGCCGGCCGGGCGAAGATCGCGGGCGACCTGACCGCGACGAACGCGTCGGTCACCAACGGCGTCGTGTACGGCAAGAAGGCCGCGGCCACCGTGGATATCTACGAGGACTTCCAGTGCCCGGTGTGCCAGCAGTTCGAGCAGGACGTGCACGCGAAGCTGGACGCGGACGTGAAGGCGAACCTGGCGCAGGTGCGGTTCCACCCGATCGCGATCCTGGACGGCGCCTCGAACGGGAACCGGTACTCCTCGCGCGCGGCCAACGCCGCGCTGTGCGCCTCGGACGTCAGCGTCGACTTCTTCGTCGCGTACCACAACTACCTTTACGGCAAGGACAAACAGGGCAAGCTCGTGCAGCCCGAGGAGAACTCCAACGGTCGCACGAACGGCAACCTGATCACCTACGCCACCGCGGCCGGGATCCCCACGGATGCGTCGACGACGTTCGGCTCGTGCGTGACCGGCGAGGAGCACAAGGCGCTGGTGGCCGCGATGACCGACAAGGCCAGCCAGAAGGGCGTCAACTCGACGCCGACGGTGTACGTCAACGGCAAGAAGCTGGCCGACCACTCGCTGGCCACCCTGCAGGCCGCGATCGCCGCCGCCGACGCGAAGGGCCCGGCGCCGTCGCCGTCGCCGACCACGTCCCCGTCAGGGACCGGCAGCGCGACTGCGTCCGGTACCGCCTCGACATCGCCGAGCGGGACCGCCACTCCCTGA
- a CDS encoding YcnI family copper-binding membrane protein — protein MRKRLLFVLAVTFAAVIGFAGAASAHVTVNAPGATQGGYSVLTFRVPTESATASTTKVQVRFPTDTPIASVLVQPHPGWTFKTITAKLDKPVTTDDGDSITEAVAEIDWTADSAADAIKPGEFDQFLVSAGPLPRTDTLAFATIQTYSDGSVVNWNQTAAPGSSAEPDHPKPTLTLAKAGQSAAPQAAASSSSDGGSDTGAIVLAVIALVVAAGALGFAFVSRAKAVKG, from the coding sequence TTGCGAAAGCGCCTCCTGTTCGTCCTCGCCGTCACGTTTGCCGCCGTGATCGGCTTCGCCGGGGCGGCCTCGGCGCACGTCACGGTGAACGCCCCCGGCGCGACGCAGGGCGGGTACTCGGTGCTCACGTTCCGCGTGCCGACCGAGAGCGCGACGGCGAGCACCACCAAGGTGCAGGTGCGGTTCCCGACGGACACCCCGATCGCGTCGGTGCTCGTGCAACCGCACCCGGGCTGGACGTTCAAGACCATCACCGCCAAGCTCGACAAGCCGGTCACCACCGACGACGGCGACTCGATCACCGAGGCGGTCGCCGAGATCGACTGGACCGCCGACAGCGCGGCCGATGCGATCAAGCCGGGGGAGTTCGACCAGTTCCTGGTGAGCGCCGGCCCGCTGCCGAGGACCGACACCCTGGCGTTCGCGACGATCCAGACCTACAGCGACGGAAGCGTCGTCAACTGGAACCAGACCGCCGCGCCGGGCAGCAGCGCCGAACCGGATCACCCGAAGCCGACGCTCACGCTCGCCAAGGCGGGACAGTCCGCGGCGCCGCAGGCGGCGGCGTCCAGCAGCAGCGACGGCGGTAGTGACACCGGAGCCATCGTGCTCGCGGTGATCGCGCTCGTCGTTGCTGCGGGCGCGCTCGGGTTCGCGTTCGTCTCGCGTGCGAAGGCGGTCAAAGGCTGA
- a CDS encoding C40 family peptidase: MNLFLVCLLIAFASCGAKVADESSGNTACELPSSVGGKGVEMFGDSTLTGLAGKLPAKLAGGDVHADVKAGRTTQQGVNALNALPDSAPNVFVVSLAAEDHSSADAYTARIDELMLLLSGRTVYWVTAPGKDVYTTIVNRENAADPSDPEAQSGWQIVDFAAAVKQHPSWWSNGKPTAGGLTNLAQTVGAYLGAFNTTGAPTFPGGGPLGPILPPLAGSPGATSGVITVTSTTSGQSFPLDGERLTNAKTIVSVGGALGMPQRALVIAMATAIQESKLINLKGGPGGAYGLFQQAPPAWGSVAQVTSPTHAATAFYQHLQRINGWQNMALTDAAQAVQRSAYPDAYAQWEQSASVIVAALTGQHVAGCGPQVSVPGNPKAQIAVNAALSQLGVPYSFAGGNTNGPTLGRCVAGTDGWNDCHIVGFDCSGLMLYAWGKAGVTVPHFTGAMWTDPSFTHITDKSQLQPGDMMIFEGNPPGHTGMYIGNGKLIDAPHSGSVVKIESVNDPWYRTGYIGALRPKV; this comes from the coding sequence GTGAACCTATTCCTGGTCTGCCTGCTCATCGCCTTCGCCTCCTGCGGCGCCAAGGTGGCCGACGAATCCTCGGGCAACACCGCATGCGAGCTGCCCAGCAGTGTCGGCGGCAAGGGCGTGGAGATGTTCGGCGACTCCACCCTGACCGGGCTGGCCGGCAAACTGCCGGCCAAGCTGGCCGGAGGAGACGTGCACGCCGACGTCAAGGCAGGCCGCACCACCCAGCAGGGCGTGAACGCGCTCAACGCGCTGCCCGACTCCGCCCCCAACGTGTTCGTGGTCTCCCTGGCCGCCGAAGACCACTCCAGCGCCGACGCCTACACCGCCCGCATCGACGAGTTGATGCTGCTGCTGTCCGGCCGGACCGTGTATTGGGTTACCGCGCCCGGCAAGGACGTCTACACAACGATCGTCAACCGAGAGAACGCCGCCGACCCCAGCGACCCGGAGGCCCAGTCCGGCTGGCAGATCGTCGACTTCGCCGCCGCCGTCAAACAGCACCCATCCTGGTGGAGCAACGGCAAACCGACCGCCGGCGGACTGACCAACCTCGCCCAGACCGTCGGCGCCTACCTCGGCGCGTTCAACACCACTGGCGCCCCGACCTTCCCAGGCGGCGGACCGCTCGGACCCATCCTGCCGCCGCTCGCCGGCTCGCCCGGCGCCACGTCCGGCGTCATCACCGTTACCTCCACCACCAGCGGGCAGAGCTTCCCGCTCGATGGGGAACGGCTGACCAACGCCAAGACCATCGTGTCGGTCGGCGGCGCGCTCGGCATGCCGCAACGCGCCCTGGTGATCGCGATGGCCACTGCCATCCAGGAGTCCAAACTGATCAACCTCAAGGGTGGTCCGGGCGGCGCGTACGGGCTGTTCCAGCAGGCCCCGCCCGCCTGGGGCAGCGTCGCACAGGTCACCAGCCCCACCCACGCCGCGACCGCGTTCTACCAACACCTGCAGCGGATCAACGGCTGGCAGAACATGGCCCTCACCGACGCCGCGCAGGCCGTGCAGCGCTCGGCTTATCCCGACGCCTACGCGCAGTGGGAGCAGTCGGCGAGCGTGATCGTGGCCGCGCTCACCGGCCAGCACGTCGCCGGCTGCGGGCCGCAGGTCAGCGTTCCCGGCAACCCCAAGGCGCAGATCGCGGTCAACGCCGCGCTGTCCCAACTCGGGGTGCCGTACTCCTTCGCTGGCGGCAACACGAACGGCCCCACCCTCGGCCGGTGCGTGGCCGGCACCGACGGGTGGAACGACTGTCACATCGTAGGCTTCGACTGCTCCGGCCTGATGCTCTACGCCTGGGGCAAGGCCGGCGTCACCGTCCCGCACTTCACCGGTGCCATGTGGACCGACCCGTCGTTCACGCACATCACCGACAAGAGCCAGCTGCAGCCCGGCGACATGATGATTTTCGAGGGCAACCCGCCGGGGCACACCGGTATGTACATCGGCAACGGCAAGCTCATCGACGCCCCGCACTCGGGCTCGGTCGTAAAGATCGAGTCGGTCAACGACCCCTGGTACCGCACTGGCTACATCGGCGCGCTGCGCCCGAAGGTCTGA
- a CDS encoding HU family DNA-binding protein, translated as MNRKELVAAVADAADLEQKTVDAVLRGLQSTLEGAAAKGEKVSVPGFFAMSVGKRAAREGRNPATGETIQIAAANTVKFTAGSALKDAANK; from the coding sequence GTGAACCGCAAGGAACTGGTGGCAGCCGTCGCCGACGCCGCGGACCTGGAGCAGAAGACGGTCGACGCTGTCCTGCGTGGCCTGCAGTCGACGCTCGAGGGCGCGGCCGCCAAGGGCGAGAAGGTCAGCGTGCCTGGCTTCTTCGCCATGTCGGTCGGCAAGCGTGCCGCCCGCGAGGGCCGCAACCCGGCCACCGGCGAGACGATCCAGATCGCCGCCGCCAACACCGTCAAGTTCACCGCAGGCAGCGCCCTGAAGGACGCCGCCAACAAGTAG
- a CDS encoding SCO family protein produces MKRVLALLTAALLALAACSSSGGRDPKPSSLNDHTASGLYQGFGLDTPRPRPSFTLTDTHGKPFAFGTQTAGHPTLLFFGYTNCPDVCPTTMADIHNALLKVPAAVQKQTYVVFVSTDVKRDTGPVLTQWLHNFDGGVAATFVGLRGTQAQIDAAQAAAHILVAEDDGQTHSTQVLLYGPDDYARVSYVYSGGDGNEAAQMAHDLPIVAKS; encoded by the coding sequence GTGAAGCGCGTTCTCGCCCTCCTGACCGCCGCGCTGCTTGCGCTGGCCGCGTGCTCGAGTTCCGGCGGCCGCGACCCGAAGCCGTCGAGCCTGAACGACCACACGGCGTCCGGGCTGTACCAGGGCTTCGGGCTGGACACGCCGCGGCCCCGGCCGTCGTTCACCCTCACCGACACCCACGGCAAGCCGTTCGCGTTCGGCACGCAGACCGCAGGTCACCCGACGCTGCTGTTCTTCGGCTACACCAACTGCCCCGACGTGTGCCCGACGACGATGGCCGACATCCACAACGCGCTGCTCAAGGTCCCGGCGGCGGTGCAGAAGCAGACGTACGTGGTGTTCGTGTCCACCGACGTCAAGCGCGACACCGGGCCGGTGCTCACCCAGTGGCTGCACAACTTCGACGGCGGGGTCGCCGCAACGTTCGTCGGGCTGCGTGGCACGCAGGCGCAGATCGACGCGGCGCAGGCGGCGGCGCACATCCTGGTGGCCGAGGACGACGGGCAGACGCACTCGACGCAGGTGCTGCTGTACGGGCCGGACGACTACGCGCGGGTGTCCTACGTGTACTCCGGCGGCGACGGGAACGAGGCTGCGCAGATGGCCCACGACCTGCCGATCGTGGCCAAGTCGTAG